The following are encoded together in the Bacillus cereus group sp. RP43 genome:
- a CDS encoding Gfo/Idh/MocA family oxidoreductase → MITAALIGAGSRGMYAYASYALEHPTEITFVAVAELDNAKRRKFSEMHSVSENMQFETWEELLAKEKLCDVLLICSPDRFHYKPVMQAIEKGYKILLEKPMSPSPVEALEIAEAATRYNVLLTVCHVLRYAPFYRTLKEIVDQKKIGEIVSIQWNENVGHWHQAHSFVRGNWRNKSESSSMILQKCCHDMDVLQWLIGAECEKVSSFGSLTHFKSEHAPKGSTLRCTDGCEVEGSCQYSALKWYLHERDEWPANVVSIDTSIENRLEALKKGPYGRCVYHCDNDVVDHQVVNLLFDNDVTVAFTMSAFTKECCRTFKIMGTHGEIHGHDVLNELKVKYFSGEVETVYPDTIEGGHMGADNAIMTDFIEKVKSNKTESLTSAMTSANSHLIAFAAERSRITGETVSLKQYVTGLKEVMNPAK, encoded by the coding sequence ATGATTACAGCGGCCTTAATTGGGGCAGGAAGTCGTGGGATGTACGCTTATGCTTCTTACGCGTTAGAACATCCAACAGAGATAACTTTTGTTGCAGTTGCAGAATTAGATAATGCAAAAAGACGAAAATTCTCTGAAATGCATAGCGTTTCGGAAAATATGCAATTTGAAACATGGGAAGAGTTATTAGCGAAAGAAAAGCTTTGTGATGTATTGCTTATTTGTTCGCCCGATCGGTTTCATTATAAACCTGTTATGCAAGCAATTGAGAAGGGATACAAAATTTTATTAGAAAAACCAATGTCACCAAGTCCTGTAGAGGCTTTGGAAATTGCGGAGGCTGCAACGAGATATAATGTGTTATTAACAGTATGTCACGTATTAAGGTATGCACCATTCTATCGGACTTTAAAAGAAATTGTTGATCAAAAGAAGATAGGGGAGATTGTTTCGATTCAATGGAATGAAAATGTCGGTCATTGGCATCAAGCACATAGCTTTGTAAGAGGGAATTGGCGTAATAAGTCTGAATCTAGTTCGATGATTTTACAAAAATGTTGTCATGATATGGATGTGCTACAATGGCTTATTGGTGCAGAATGTGAAAAGGTTTCATCTTTTGGAAGTTTGACTCATTTTAAATCCGAACATGCACCTAAGGGTTCGACGTTACGTTGTACAGATGGTTGTGAAGTTGAGGGAAGTTGCCAATATTCTGCTTTAAAGTGGTATTTACATGAGAGAGATGAATGGCCAGCGAATGTAGTTTCTATTGATACAAGCATTGAAAATAGACTGGAGGCACTAAAAAAAGGACCTTATGGGCGTTGCGTGTACCATTGTGACAATGATGTTGTGGATCATCAAGTTGTAAATTTGCTGTTTGATAATGATGTAACAGTTGCTTTTACAATGTCTGCATTTACGAAAGAGTGTTGCCGTACGTTTAAAATTATGGGCACACATGGTGAAATTCATGGTCATGATGTACTAAATGAATTGAAGGTCAAATATTTTTCTGGTGAGGTTGAAACGGTTTATCCAGATACAATTGAAGGTGGACATATGGGAGCAGATAATGCAATTATGACTGATTTTATCGAAAAAGTAAAAAGCAATAAAACTGAAAGTTTAACGTCAGCAATGACTTCGGCAAATAGTCATTTGATTGCTTTTGCCGCTGAAAGATCAAGAATAACGGGTGAAACGGTATCTCTTAAGCAATATGTGACAGGGTTAAAAGAAGTGATGAATCCAGCGAAGTGA
- a CDS encoding sugar ABC transporter permease: protein MEDLSIKVVDQKHTHIQKKYKKKKKLDYIWAYIMIAPTMLGLFIFYMWPILQNIYFSFTAWDAFGSYEWIGLENYKKMFTDEDLGKAFQNTFIYIVLTVPISIFLSIILAVLLNQNIKGKSLYRTLYFLPVITMPAAIAMVWKWLYNSDYGLLNYILSWFGIDGPNWLTNPSIALYSIIIVAIWGGIGYNMVIFLSGLQNIPKTYYEAAIMDGARPLTIFFKITLPLLTPVIFFVTIMSLIGAFQVFDLIFMMIGRTSNVIENTQSIVYLFYQNAFILNEKGYSAAIAVVLLIIILIITAIQMILQKKWVHYDE, encoded by the coding sequence ATGGAGGATCTATCAATAAAGGTAGTGGATCAAAAACACACACATATACAAAAAAAATATAAAAAGAAAAAGAAATTAGATTATATATGGGCATATATCATGATTGCCCCAACTATGTTAGGGTTATTCATTTTTTATATGTGGCCAATTTTGCAAAATATTTATTTTAGTTTTACAGCGTGGGATGCGTTTGGTAGCTATGAATGGATTGGATTAGAAAACTATAAAAAGATGTTTACTGATGAAGATTTAGGAAAGGCATTTCAAAATACATTTATTTATATCGTACTTACTGTTCCAATTAGTATATTTTTATCCATCATATTAGCGGTACTATTAAACCAAAACATTAAAGGGAAATCCCTTTATAGAACATTATATTTTTTACCTGTTATTACAATGCCAGCTGCGATCGCGATGGTGTGGAAATGGCTCTATAATTCTGACTATGGGTTACTCAATTACATATTATCATGGTTTGGAATTGATGGTCCCAATTGGCTTACCAATCCTAGCATTGCCTTATATTCAATTATTATAGTTGCGATTTGGGGTGGAATAGGATATAACATGGTTATTTTTCTATCAGGTCTCCAAAACATCCCTAAAACATACTACGAAGCAGCAATTATGGATGGCGCCCGGCCGCTTACAATTTTCTTTAAGATTACATTGCCACTTTTAACACCAGTTATTTTCTTTGTAACGATTATGTCTTTAATTGGAGCATTTCAAGTATTCGATCTCATCTTTATGATGATTGGTAGAACAAGTAATGTAATTGAAAATACACAATCTATTGTTTATTTATTTTATCAAAATGCCTTTATTTTAAATGAAAAAGGATATTCTGCAGCCATAGCAGTTGTATTATTAATTATTATATTAATCATTACAGCGATTCAAATGATATTACAGAAAAAGTGGGTGCATTATGATGAATAA
- a CDS encoding SIS domain-containing protein, which yields MLLHANDEVRETYGACFTAKEIAQQPDLWEQVYSNVQSNHHEITAFFSHISRRHEQVRIIFTGAGTSAFVGDTLVPYIKRIVDVKKMQIESIPTTNIVSSPYYYLQPNIPTILVSFARSGNSPESVAAVELAEQMIHSVYHIILTCNEEGNLAKQFQHKENAFVMYMPKEANDRGFAMTGSFTSMMLTALLLCNYNEIPLLQSSITDIVQLGKKVIEKQEREMKQIAEKEFHKIVFLGSGVFEGLSREAALKFLELTAGRIPVMFDTPLGFRHGPKSILDEDTAVVLFLSNDEYTKKYDIDLLREIYQEKDRNDIIVIAHQDSQEARQYCNTFLCNDGNDLKDDVYITFIYILYGQILALYKSIALGITPDNPCPSGSVNRVVQGVTVHPYKGKE from the coding sequence ATGTTATTACATGCAAATGATGAAGTAAGAGAAACATATGGAGCATGTTTTACAGCGAAAGAGATTGCACAGCAGCCAGATCTTTGGGAACAAGTATATTCGAATGTTCAAAGTAATCATCATGAAATTACAGCGTTTTTTTCCCATATTTCAAGAAGGCATGAGCAAGTACGAATTATTTTTACTGGGGCTGGAACATCAGCTTTTGTTGGAGATACACTCGTTCCATATATAAAAAGAATAGTAGATGTAAAGAAAATGCAGATTGAAAGCATTCCAACAACAAATATCGTTTCAAGTCCTTATTATTATTTACAACCAAATATCCCAACAATTTTAGTATCGTTTGCTCGCTCTGGTAATAGTCCAGAAAGTGTAGCGGCAGTGGAGCTAGCAGAACAAATGATTCATTCCGTTTACCATATTATTTTAACTTGTAATGAAGAAGGGAATTTAGCGAAACAATTTCAACATAAAGAGAATGCTTTCGTAATGTATATGCCAAAGGAGGCAAATGATCGAGGGTTTGCGATGACAGGCAGTTTTACCTCTATGATGTTAACAGCACTTTTATTATGTAACTATAATGAAATCCCTCTTTTACAATCTAGCATTACGGATATTGTTCAGCTAGGAAAGAAGGTAATCGAAAAGCAAGAACGGGAAATGAAGCAAATTGCAGAAAAAGAATTTCATAAAATTGTATTTTTAGGATCAGGCGTATTCGAAGGCCTTTCTAGGGAGGCTGCACTAAAATTTTTAGAGTTAACGGCTGGCCGCATTCCCGTTATGTTTGACACGCCGCTTGGGTTTAGACATGGCCCAAAATCAATTTTAGATGAAGATACAGCTGTTGTATTGTTTTTATCTAATGATGAGTATACAAAAAAGTATGATATTGATTTATTACGAGAAATTTATCAGGAGAAAGATAGAAACGATATTATTGTCATTGCGCATCAAGATAGCCAGGAAGCAAGGCAGTATTGCAATACATTTTTATGCAATGACGGAAACGATTTGAAGGATGATGTATATATAACGTTTATTTATATATTATATGGTCAAATTTTAGCATTATATAAATCTATTGCATTAGGCATTACTCCAGATAATCCTTGCCCGAGCGGAAGTGTAAATCGTGTCGTTCAAGGTGTAACCGTACATCCTTATAAAGGAAAGGAATAG
- a CDS encoding helix-turn-helix domain-containing protein: protein MIQQLKRYYDKDIKINEAILSEDYSWFLIDGNRVGIRKSRLHQRECQLLSSLLTPLYTDTCFETEKEKYWHEALYQSKDIQVTSVRFLHFFTTHPIVEREEFHNALQSILDFDTPTIWETSQTGVLILAENISEYRLQTALDTLETDFFISLSFFVGRHYTQTNQISHLYQWERNLFSFLSPYLSKKITYIEQLLPYQLMISLPKEKREKYTHHLLAQVSSDKELIESVKVFFQCNLNVSLAAKQLYLHRNTLQYRIDKFIEKTGLNIKTFEGAVAVYMAFLSLNIS from the coding sequence ATGATTCAACAATTAAAAAGATATTACGATAAAGATATAAAAATTAATGAAGCAATACTTTCTGAAGATTATAGTTGGTTTTTAATTGACGGGAATAGAGTGGGAATTCGTAAATCTCGCTTACACCAAAGGGAGTGTCAACTACTTTCCTCCCTCTTAACTCCCCTCTATACTGACACATGTTTTGAAACAGAAAAAGAAAAGTATTGGCACGAAGCGTTATATCAAAGTAAAGATATTCAAGTAACATCCGTGCGCTTTTTACACTTCTTCACAACGCATCCTATAGTGGAACGCGAAGAATTTCATAATGCTTTACAGTCGATACTTGATTTTGATACTCCTACAATATGGGAAACTTCACAAACTGGGGTCCTCATCTTAGCAGAGAATATATCTGAATATAGATTGCAAACAGCCCTTGATACGCTAGAAACAGATTTTTTTATATCCTTATCCTTTTTTGTCGGCAGACACTACACCCAAACAAATCAAATTTCTCACCTGTATCAATGGGAGCGAAATTTATTTTCTTTTCTTTCTCCCTATTTATCAAAGAAAATTACATACATTGAACAACTCCTTCCTTACCAATTAATGATCTCATTACCAAAAGAAAAAAGGGAAAAATATACACACCATTTATTAGCACAGGTTTCCAGTGATAAAGAACTAATAGAGAGTGTTAAAGTATTCTTCCAATGTAATTTAAATGTATCACTTGCTGCCAAACAATTATATTTGCATCGAAATACCTTACAGTATCGAATTGATAAATTTATTGAAAAAACAGGATTGAATATAAAAACATTTGAAGGTGCTGTGGCTGTTTATATGGCCTTTCTTTCTTTGAACATCTCGTAA
- a CDS encoding GntR family transcriptional regulator — MIVKDNRTPLYYQLMDIIVEQIETGNLQEHDKLPSERELCEIHDVSRTTVRQTMQELEKEGYIYKKHGKGSFVSPRVFNQSLVRFYSFTEEMKKFGKVPSSTVVSFSIIHCDKKIAKIMNLDFEEEVYQITRLRLADKEPMLFETSYIPVKFFPYLTKKELEETPMYEIFRTKYQVHITRAVESFKAIAAEKEHATWLQVEKNEPSLSLERIAYAKENIIEYTQTIARGDKFTYTVELQ, encoded by the coding sequence ATGATTGTAAAAGATAATCGAACACCATTATATTATCAATTAATGGATATTATTGTAGAGCAAATTGAAACTGGGAATTTACAAGAACATGATAAGCTTCCATCAGAACGGGAGTTATGTGAGATTCATGATGTAAGTAGAACAACAGTGAGACAGACGATGCAGGAATTAGAAAAAGAAGGATATATTTATAAAAAACATGGTAAAGGTAGTTTTGTCTCACCTCGTGTATTTAATCAAAGTCTTGTTCGCTTTTATAGTTTCACAGAAGAAATGAAAAAGTTTGGAAAAGTTCCGTCATCAACCGTTGTATCATTTTCCATTATTCATTGCGATAAAAAAATAGCGAAAATTATGAATCTTGATTTTGAAGAAGAGGTGTATCAAATTACTAGACTAAGGTTAGCTGATAAAGAACCAATGCTATTTGAGACATCTTATATTCCTGTAAAGTTCTTTCCATATTTAACGAAGAAAGAGTTAGAAGAAACACCAATGTACGAGATTTTCCGTACAAAATATCAAGTCCATATCACGCGCGCGGTGGAAAGTTTCAAAGCGATTGCAGCAGAAAAAGAGCATGCAACATGGCTACAAGTTGAAAAGAATGAACCATCTTTATCACTAGAACGGATTGCATATGCGAAAGAAAATATAATCGAATACACACAGACAATTGCAAGAGGAGATAAATTTACTTACACAGTTGAATTACAATAA
- a CDS encoding extracellular solute-binding protein has protein sequence MKKWFVFFLSALLLAVVGCSNSGEKVNTSSKEEKVELRYALWDKKQLPAVEKVVQQFNEKHPNIKVKIELTAYGQYFQKLETAATGNALPDVFWMNGPNVVKYASGKVLMPLDDKAKKDKYKLDNYPKSLVDLYTVEDKTYGIPKDFDTTALWYNKKLFDEAGIAYPDDSWDWEKMKEAAKKLTKKEKGVWGFAAAMGNQGGYYDLIYQNKGYVLTKDKKTAGFNKSEAIDALNYNISFIKEGLSPTFAQMTETTASDLFLSGKVAMIFDGPWMVPEYKKNPDLNIAVMPKGKERAVMIHGLANVISAKTKYPDAAWEFVKYLGSKEAADVFAETGTVIPAFNGTQEAWVKSVPNLNLQAYITGVDYSYPLPSVKNTGALWEQETKILKRVWGGEVNVEEATKELTEKANEILSKK, from the coding sequence ATGAAAAAGTGGTTTGTTTTCTTTTTGTCAGCATTGCTATTGGCAGTAGTAGGATGTTCTAATAGTGGCGAAAAAGTTAACACGTCATCTAAAGAGGAAAAAGTAGAATTACGGTATGCACTTTGGGATAAGAAACAACTACCAGCAGTGGAGAAAGTGGTTCAACAGTTTAATGAAAAACATCCGAATATTAAAGTGAAAATAGAATTAACAGCGTATGGGCAGTATTTTCAGAAGCTTGAAACAGCAGCAACAGGAAATGCATTGCCAGATGTATTTTGGATGAATGGACCAAATGTCGTGAAATATGCTTCAGGAAAAGTATTGATGCCTTTGGATGATAAAGCGAAAAAGGATAAGTATAAACTAGATAATTATCCGAAATCTTTAGTTGATTTATATACAGTGGAGGATAAAACATATGGTATTCCAAAAGATTTTGATACAACGGCACTTTGGTACAACAAAAAATTATTTGATGAAGCTGGAATAGCTTATCCAGATGATTCATGGGATTGGGAGAAAATGAAAGAAGCAGCAAAGAAATTGACGAAAAAGGAGAAAGGTGTTTGGGGATTTGCAGCAGCAATGGGGAATCAAGGTGGCTATTATGATCTTATTTACCAAAACAAAGGGTATGTTCTTACTAAAGATAAAAAAACAGCTGGATTTAATAAATCAGAAGCAATTGACGCACTTAATTATAATATTAGTTTTATTAAAGAAGGATTATCACCAACATTTGCTCAAATGACAGAGACAACAGCATCTGATTTGTTTTTATCAGGTAAAGTAGCGATGATTTTTGATGGGCCATGGATGGTACCAGAATATAAGAAAAATCCTGATTTAAATATTGCTGTTATGCCAAAAGGGAAAGAAAGAGCTGTTATGATTCATGGTCTAGCAAATGTTATCTCAGCTAAAACAAAATATCCAGATGCAGCTTGGGAATTTGTGAAATATTTAGGTTCTAAAGAGGCCGCAGATGTGTTTGCAGAAACTGGAACAGTCATTCCAGCTTTTAATGGAACACAAGAAGCATGGGTTAAATCCGTTCCAAACTTGAATTTACAAGCATATATCACTGGAGTCGACTATTCTTACCCATTACCAAGTGTGAAAAATACAGGGGCTTTATGGGAGCAGGAAACCAAAATATTAAAAAGAGTATGGGGAGGAGAGGTGAATGTTGAAGAAGCAACAAAAGAATTAACAGAGAAAGCAAATGAAATTCTTTCTAAAAAATAA
- the ugpC gene encoding sn-glycerol-3-phosphate ABC transporter ATP-binding protein UgpC, producing the protein MAELVLDHIFKLYDNKTTAVSDFNLHIQDKEFIVFVGPSGCGKSTTLRMIAGLEDISDGSFYIDGKLMNDIAPKDRDIAMVFQNYALYPHMSVYDNMAFGLKLRKLPKDEINRRVTEAAKILGLEDYLKRKPKALSGGQRQRVALGRAIVRDAKVFLMDEPLSNLDAKLRVSMRSEISKLHRRLNTTTIYVTHDQTEAMTMASRLVVMKDGIIQQVGTPKEVYDTPENVFVGGFIGSPAMNFFIGTLKDNYFHIENIRFKVPEGQLKKLQNKGYSEKTLILGIRPEDIHDEPIVLQSFPDSTFEITVEVAELLGAETMLHGKLANQSFVARINARSELKAGDKLSVAFSLTKAHFFDIDTEQRIRNN; encoded by the coding sequence ATGGCCGAACTCGTATTAGATCATATTTTCAAATTGTATGACAATAAAACAACTGCTGTTTCTGATTTCAATTTACATATTCAAGATAAAGAGTTTATTGTATTTGTTGGTCCTTCTGGTTGTGGAAAATCAACTACCTTACGTATGATTGCAGGTTTAGAAGACATTTCTGATGGCTCATTTTATATTGATGGAAAACTTATGAATGATATCGCTCCAAAAGATCGTGACATTGCTATGGTATTTCAAAATTACGCACTATATCCACATATGTCTGTTTATGATAATATGGCGTTTGGTTTAAAACTGCGAAAACTACCAAAAGATGAAATCAATCGTCGTGTAACAGAGGCGGCAAAGATATTAGGACTGGAAGATTATTTAAAACGAAAACCAAAGGCATTGTCAGGTGGGCAGCGGCAGCGTGTTGCATTAGGAAGAGCTATCGTTCGTGACGCAAAAGTGTTTTTAATGGACGAGCCTCTATCCAATTTAGATGCTAAATTACGTGTAAGTATGCGTTCAGAAATTTCTAAACTTCACCGCCGTTTAAACACAACTACTATATATGTAACACATGACCAAACAGAAGCAATGACAATGGCATCACGCCTTGTTGTTATGAAAGATGGTATCATTCAACAAGTTGGTACCCCAAAAGAAGTATATGATACTCCTGAAAATGTTTTTGTTGGCGGATTCATTGGTTCTCCAGCCATGAATTTTTTTATCGGAACATTGAAAGATAACTATTTTCATATAGAAAACATTCGTTTTAAGGTACCTGAAGGACAATTAAAAAAATTACAGAACAAGGGATATAGTGAGAAAACACTTATACTTGGTATTCGCCCAGAAGACATTCACGATGAACCAATTGTCCTTCAATCTTTTCCTGACTCGACTTTCGAAATTACAGTTGAAGTAGCTGAGTTATTAGGTGCTGAGACTATGCTACATGGAAAACTTGCAAATCAAAGTTTTGTTGCACGAATCAACGCTCGATCAGAACTGAAAGCTGGCGATAAGCTTTCAGTAGCCTTTAGTCTAACAAAAGCACATTTTTTTGATATTGATACAGAACAACGTATACGTAACAACTAA
- a CDS encoding carbohydrate ABC transporter permease, producing MNKRVGGVNKNTIMIHAMLIIGALLTIGPFIWMILTSLKTYAESVQVPPVIIPSQFMWSNYTEIFNLLPFLKFMMNTLIVTIARTVGQLFLCSLAAYAFARIQFPGRNILFLLTLSVLMVPAQVFLLPQYLIMVKLDWLNTLQAVIVPGLFSAFGTFLLRQFFMGIPKELEEAARLDGCNHFQIYWHVMLPLAKPGLIALGIFTTLWSWNELMWPMIVNNSPDMMTLSVGLSSLQGQYATNYPVLMAGSFLAILPMLLLFIFLQKQFIEGITITGGK from the coding sequence ATGAATAAAAGAGTAGGTGGAGTCAATAAAAATACGATTATGATTCATGCAATGCTTATCATAGGTGCTTTATTAACCATTGGTCCTTTTATTTGGATGATATTAACGTCTCTAAAGACATATGCAGAATCCGTTCAAGTTCCACCAGTAATTATCCCGTCTCAATTTATGTGGAGTAACTATACGGAAATATTCAACTTATTACCATTTTTAAAATTTATGATGAACACTTTAATCGTTACAATAGCTAGAACGGTCGGTCAGTTATTTTTATGCTCATTAGCAGCTTATGCTTTTGCTAGAATACAATTTCCAGGTAGAAATATATTGTTTTTACTAACTCTTTCTGTCCTAATGGTTCCAGCTCAAGTATTTTTACTCCCGCAATATTTAATTATGGTAAAACTGGATTGGTTGAATACATTACAAGCAGTAATTGTACCTGGGTTATTTAGTGCATTCGGCACCTTTTTATTACGTCAGTTTTTTATGGGGATTCCAAAGGAACTAGAAGAAGCAGCAAGACTAGATGGCTGCAATCATTTCCAAATATATTGGCATGTTATGCTGCCTCTTGCAAAACCAGGTTTAATTGCGCTTGGTATATTTACAACACTTTGGTCTTGGAATGAATTAATGTGGCCGATGATTGTAAATAATTCACCAGATATGATGACATTGTCAGTTGGTTTATCTTCACTACAAGGACAATATGCAACAAACTATCCGGTGCTAATGGCAGGATCATTTTTAGCGATTTTACCAATGTTGTTATTGTTTATATTTTTACAAAAACAATTTATTGAAGGAATCACAATTACAGGTGGAAAATAA